In Xenorhabdus nematophila ATCC 19061, one DNA window encodes the following:
- a CDS encoding non-ribosomal peptide synthetase: MKNAIQIINEALEYGITLSIENGKLQYETDCDIIPSQLSYEWINNKNQLMSFLELSYPTENMSQGNILDNQLDYWEKQLASISPLHHFPLDNPRSEKQSFEKCTHQQRISNNLIQEIKTLCTQHEVTLFTFLETAFAVLFSHYSNEKDIVIGTLITKRKRYDIDSSMGYFVNSLVIRTDLSSQPTFSELLKQNSHTILDAYAHQELPFERLAKKISPSHNLNYHPIFQIAFTLGKTDQKNMALAQENYVNSGEYLHLKTLLDLEIHIDEKDGEELSLFWNYDTDLFENTTIERLSANYETLLSNIVAMMTQDVDEELPAQEPSVHNIPFLSDTEKYTLLHEWNGPQKHYQTGRCFHDLFEEQAERVPENTALVFGDDSLTYRAVNEQANQLAHYLIELGVKPDTLVALCVSRSLQGIVALLGILKAGGAYVPLDPGYPQARLQYMLEHSEVEFILTETHLAEKLPIRQQTVIYLDTQTVQLHLQNMPTGNITRRSMPLTEDNLIYVIYTSGSTGKPKGVMVKHKGWVNLALSQADLFGIDANSRVLQFASWSFVAMTIEMAMAFPCGATLCLISETQQRTPELLDDMVEKYQITHTMLPQALLPHLNFNKWQSVSNLLLGGEAVPPQIATRWKPGRKLFNAYGSTETSSMVTAGLLIDDRITIGKPLPNVVVRILDPERSLVPIGAIGELHIGGVQLARGYRNSPEITEKQFIRDPLSSSCADSDTENKLYRTGDLVRWTPDGQLEFIGRVDSLVKIRGHRIELGEIEDTLSRLDALSSAAVIAYGEGNEDKKLIAYVCPSAEWLGERDATFDAYALNSELSELLQSSLNQQLPEYMVPRIYILLERMPLTPNNKVDKKALPVPDNSKLRQQNYVAPRNEIEEKLCLLWQKHLKINQVGIHDNFFALGGHSLLATKITASIKNGLNKSLNMYQLFTNPTIAQIANVIKDIKRPEILISEPRQNAPDGKIPLSYGHKLLFPLIQKGRLEPCFHVPIALLINGIPDRNALEKSLNTLLERHESLRLKFHQENEQIFVKSDNNMTIDLQIVKLQPEGIEKEKILSEIDKFWQEEQKIPFDIYNKPLIRAFLLPISETNTGLLFDIHHIIFDAWSINILLKELAQLYTAYSQGQEPLLPPVAMKYSDYVYDSQRNHQTDEYQTQLNFWQQQFANTSMQHNFLVDFSRNVASNGHFNIHYLNIPDSVTKAFSKYCEGNNTTPYMLFMALFHTCIFMYSGVSQTITASPRLERTSIESQQTIGLFLNGLLVKTSINKEMSLHDIIQQIRQLIYDAMQNLDVHVSLVVDSVGEKVRDALFNIVFNYIDMEEDEETFFANLDTEPMQLVPTPFESLGMTFFNRPKSIICEFTYNPELYSKKAIDSLLRYYERLMNAIVSGQEKESIHHFYD; this comes from the coding sequence ATGAAAAATGCAATTCAAATTATTAATGAAGCTTTGGAATATGGCATTACGCTATCTATTGAGAATGGAAAATTACAATATGAAACTGATTGTGATATTATTCCATCTCAATTGTCATATGAATGGATTAATAACAAAAATCAATTAATGAGCTTTCTGGAACTGTCTTATCCAACAGAAAACATGTCGCAAGGCAATATTCTGGATAATCAATTGGATTATTGGGAAAAACAACTAGCTAGCATCTCTCCGCTGCATCATTTTCCATTGGATAACCCCCGTTCAGAAAAACAGAGTTTCGAAAAATGTACACATCAACAACGTATTTCAAATAATCTTATACAAGAAATAAAAACGTTATGCACCCAACATGAAGTCACTTTATTTACGTTTTTAGAGACTGCCTTTGCTGTGTTGTTTAGCCATTACAGTAATGAAAAAGATATTGTAATTGGAACACTAATTACAAAAAGAAAACGCTATGATATTGACTCTTCAATGGGATACTTTGTCAATTCACTGGTTATCAGAACAGATTTATCCTCTCAGCCTACTTTCAGTGAATTATTAAAACAAAATAGTCATACTATCTTGGATGCTTATGCACACCAAGAACTTCCTTTTGAAAGATTGGCAAAAAAAATAAGCCCTAGTCATAATCTAAACTATCATCCTATTTTCCAAATTGCGTTTACGCTAGGAAAGACTGATCAGAAAAATATGGCTTTGGCGCAGGAAAATTACGTTAATAGTGGAGAATACCTGCATCTGAAAACCCTGCTTGATTTAGAAATCCACATTGATGAAAAAGATGGGGAAGAATTATCTCTTTTCTGGAATTATGATACTGATTTGTTTGAAAATACCACGATTGAAAGATTAAGTGCCAATTATGAAACCCTACTTTCCAATATTGTTGCAATGATGACGCAGGATGTTGATGAAGAACTGCCTGCTCAGGAACCCTCTGTTCATAACATTCCATTTCTATCTGATACTGAAAAGTACACTTTATTGCATGAATGGAATGGGCCACAGAAACATTATCAAACAGGGCGTTGTTTCCATGACTTGTTTGAAGAACAAGCTGAACGAGTGCCTGAAAATACCGCACTGGTTTTTGGTGATGATTCACTGACTTATCGAGCAGTCAATGAACAAGCCAACCAACTGGCACATTATTTGATAGAATTGGGTGTCAAACCTGATACGCTGGTCGCACTTTGTGTGTCGAGATCATTACAAGGGATAGTAGCGTTACTGGGAATTCTTAAAGCAGGCGGTGCATATGTACCGTTAGATCCCGGTTACCCGCAGGCACGCCTTCAGTATATGCTGGAGCATAGTGAAGTTGAGTTCATCCTTACCGAAACACATCTGGCAGAAAAATTGCCTATCCGCCAGCAAACAGTGATCTATCTGGATACACAGACCGTACAATTACACCTGCAAAATATGCCAACCGGGAATATCACCAGACGCTCAATGCCTCTGACAGAAGATAATCTGATTTATGTGATTTATACTTCTGGCTCTACGGGCAAACCCAAAGGCGTAATGGTGAAGCATAAAGGCTGGGTCAATCTGGCATTATCTCAGGCCGATCTATTTGGGATTGATGCAAACAGCCGGGTATTACAGTTTGCTTCATGGAGCTTTGTGGCAATGACCATAGAGATGGCGATGGCTTTCCCTTGTGGCGCAACGCTGTGTTTGATTTCAGAAACGCAGCAACGTACTCCTGAGCTACTGGATGATATGGTTGAAAAATATCAGATTACTCATACTATGCTGCCGCAAGCGCTATTACCTCATCTGAACTTCAACAAATGGCAATCCGTCTCAAATTTATTATTGGGGGGAGAGGCTGTACCACCACAAATAGCAACTCGTTGGAAACCGGGCAGAAAACTATTTAACGCATATGGCTCTACAGAAACTTCCTCTATGGTAACTGCTGGTTTATTAATTGATGACCGAATTACAATTGGGAAACCATTGCCTAATGTAGTGGTTCGTATTCTTGATCCGGAGAGGAGTCTGGTACCAATTGGGGCAATTGGGGAACTGCATATCGGTGGGGTTCAGTTGGCACGGGGTTACCGGAATTCACCGGAAATTACAGAAAAACAGTTTATCCGCGATCCATTAAGCTCATCATGTGCAGATTCTGATACAGAAAACAAACTTTACCGGACGGGAGATTTAGTGCGTTGGACACCCGATGGTCAATTAGAGTTTATAGGACGTGTTGATTCATTGGTCAAAATTCGTGGCCATCGCATCGAATTAGGTGAGATTGAAGATACCTTGAGCAGACTTGATGCCTTAAGTAGTGCCGCTGTGATTGCTTACGGTGAGGGCAATGAAGATAAGAAACTAATTGCTTATGTTTGTCCGAGCGCTGAATGGCTTGGAGAAAGAGACGCAACCTTTGATGCCTATGCTCTTAACAGTGAACTTTCAGAATTACTTCAATCTTCCCTGAACCAACAATTGCCTGAATATATGGTTCCCCGTATCTATATCCTTCTGGAGCGAATGCCGCTCACCCCTAACAACAAAGTGGATAAAAAAGCCCTGCCTGTGCCGGATAACAGTAAATTACGCCAACAAAATTATGTTGCACCAAGAAATGAAATAGAAGAAAAGCTGTGCCTGTTATGGCAAAAACATTTGAAAATTAATCAGGTAGGTATTCATGATAACTTCTTCGCACTTGGAGGACATTCGCTTTTAGCAACTAAGATTACGGCATCCATTAAAAATGGACTGAACAAGAGTCTTAACATGTATCAATTATTTACAAATCCGACCATTGCACAAATTGCAAATGTGATTAAGGACATTAAAAGACCTGAAATATTGATATCCGAACCAAGACAAAATGCCCCTGATGGGAAAATCCCACTCTCTTATGGACACAAATTGCTTTTTCCTCTGATACAAAAGGGAAGACTGGAGCCGTGTTTTCATGTTCCCATTGCTTTACTGATAAATGGAATACCTGATCGTAATGCCTTAGAAAAAAGTTTGAATACTCTTTTAGAACGGCATGAAAGTTTGCGTTTGAAATTCCATCAAGAAAATGAACAGATCTTCGTGAAATCAGACAATAACATGACGATCGATTTACAAATCGTCAAATTACAACCAGAAGGAATAGAAAAAGAAAAAATACTCAGTGAAATTGACAAGTTCTGGCAAGAAGAACAAAAAATACCGTTTGATATTTATAATAAACCGTTAATCAGAGCCTTCTTACTCCCTATTTCTGAAACAAATACCGGATTATTGTTTGATATTCACCATATCATTTTTGATGCTTGGTCAATCAATATCCTTTTGAAAGAACTTGCACAATTGTATACGGCTTATTCACAGGGACAAGAGCCTCTTCTCCCACCCGTAGCTATGAAATATTCTGATTATGTTTATGATTCTCAAAGAAATCATCAAACAGATGAATATCAAACGCAGCTTAATTTCTGGCAGCAACAGTTTGCTAATACCAGTATGCAGCATAATTTCCTGGTTGATTTCAGCAGGAATGTTGCTTCAAATGGTCACTTTAATATTCACTATCTCAATATACCTGATTCAGTCACTAAAGCATTTTCAAAATATTGCGAAGGGAATAACACCACCCCCTATATGCTATTTATGGCGCTATTCCATACTTGTATATTTATGTATTCAGGTGTGTCGCAGACTATTACAGCTTCACCGCGACTTGAGCGTACCAGTATCGAAAGCCAGCAAACGATAGGATTATTTTTGAATGGATTGCTAGTCAAAACTTCTATCAATAAGGAAATGAGCTTACACGACATCATTCAGCAAATCAGGCAGCTTATCTATGATGCTATGCAAAACTTAGACGTTCACGTATCTTTGGTTGTTGATTCTGTTGGTGAAAAAGTAAGGGATGCTCTATTTAACATTGTATTTAATTACATTGATATGGAGGAGGATGAAGAAACGTTTTTCGCTAACCTCGACACAGAACCCATGCAGCTTGTTCCAACGCCTTTCGAATCACTTGGGATGACTTTTTTCAACAGACCGAAAAGCATCATATGTGAATTTACATATAATCCAGAGTTATATTCCAAAAAGGCGATTGATAGTTTACTCCGGTATTACGAACGATTAATGAATGCTATCGTATCTGGACAGGAAAAAGAGAGCATCCATCATTTTTATGACTAA
- the uspE gene encoding universal stress protein UspE: MANYQNLLVAIDPNQDDQPALRRAVYIVQRNGGRIKAFLPIYDLSYEMTTLLSPEERNAMRKGVINQRVAWIKQQVHYYLESGIDIEIKVVWHNRPYEAIIQEIITEGHDLLLKMTHQHSRLESMIFTPLDWHLLRKCPCPVWMVKDQVWPENGSVVVAVNLSNEEPYHTELNLKLVRETQDLAHRIVKDPMIHLVSAYPVAPLNIATELPDFDPGVYNQALRGQHLIAMKALRQKFCIDEKYTHVHEGVPEKVIPEICDELNTGVVVLGILGRTGLSAAFLGNTAEHVIDRLKCDLLAIKPDGFIRPVKVSEE; encoded by the coding sequence ATGGCAAACTACCAAAATCTCTTAGTTGCAATTGACCCCAATCAAGATGATCAGCCAGCATTAAGACGCGCAGTTTATATCGTTCAGCGTAATGGCGGTCGAATTAAGGCATTTTTACCTATATATGACCTTTCCTATGAAATGACCACCCTGCTTTCTCCAGAAGAAAGAAACGCCATGCGAAAAGGTGTGATTAATCAGCGAGTCGCCTGGATAAAACAACAAGTCCATTACTATCTTGAATCAGGGATTGATATTGAAATTAAAGTAGTTTGGCATAACCGTCCTTATGAAGCCATTATTCAAGAAATTATTACTGAAGGTCATGATTTGTTATTGAAAATGACTCATCAGCATTCTCGGCTAGAATCCATGATTTTTACTCCACTTGACTGGCATCTGCTACGTAAATGTCCCTGTCCTGTCTGGATGGTGAAAGATCAAGTATGGCCAGAGAATGGCTCAGTCGTTGTTGCGGTCAATTTATCCAATGAAGAACCTTACCATACTGAACTTAATCTAAAATTAGTTCGTGAAACGCAAGATCTTGCTCATCGAATTGTAAAAGATCCCATGATTCATCTTGTAAGTGCCTATCCTGTTGCACCTCTCAATATTGCAACTGAATTGCCTGATTTTGACCCTGGCGTGTATAACCAGGCATTGCGTGGTCAACATTTGATTGCCATGAAGGCGTTGCGTCAAAAATTTTGCATTGATGAAAAGTATACTCATGTTCATGAAGGGGTTCCGGAAAAAGTCATTCCTGAGATTTGTGATGAACTGAATACAGGTGTAGTTGTTTTAGGCATTCTTGGGCGCACTGGGTTATCTGCTGCATTTCTCGGCAATACCGCAGAGCATGTTATTGATCGGCTTAAGTGTGATTTGTTGGCAATTAAACCTGATGGATTTATCCGCCCTGTTAAGGTGAGCGAAGAATAA
- a CDS encoding tyrosine-type recombinase/integrase yields the protein MVGALSVPGNPIYDNPAIAYLVSLGSKRSRQTMKSFLNIVAKMLGYQNVRDCTWGAMRRHHIQAIMEMLSDAGKAPATINTYLSALKGVALEAWTMKQLDTDNFQHIKQIRSVRGNRLPKGRALERYEIKTLFFTCENDVSTKGLRDAAIIGVLLGCGLRRSEIVSLDMKHIIRREQALRVMGKGNKERLSYMPEGTWDRLTRWVDEVRGDHAGPLFTRIRRHDDVTDNRLSDQAIYHILETRRIESGVEKFAPHDLRRTFASAMLDNGEDIVTVKDAMGHSSITTTQKYDRRGDERLRNAARNLDF from the coding sequence ATGGTGGGAGCATTATCTGTACCGGGAAATCCGATATATGACAACCCTGCAATTGCGTATCTTGTCAGCCTTGGTTCAAAACGAAGTCGTCAAACGATGAAATCATTTCTGAATATTGTGGCAAAGATGCTCGGATATCAAAATGTTCGAGATTGTACTTGGGGAGCAATGCGGCGCCATCATATTCAAGCTATCATGGAAATGCTGTCAGATGCAGGAAAAGCACCGGCAACGATCAATACTTATCTTTCCGCGTTGAAAGGGGTTGCTTTGGAAGCATGGACTATGAAGCAACTTGATACTGACAATTTTCAGCATATTAAACAGATTCGCTCAGTCAGAGGGAATCGATTGCCGAAAGGCAGAGCACTGGAACGTTACGAAATAAAAACCTTATTTTTCACCTGTGAAAATGATGTGAGTACAAAAGGATTACGGGATGCGGCTATTATTGGAGTACTTTTAGGTTGCGGACTTCGGCGCTCAGAAATTGTTTCATTAGATATGAAACATATTATTCGTCGTGAACAAGCATTGAGAGTAATGGGAAAAGGTAACAAAGAACGTTTGTCTTATATGCCGGAAGGAACATGGGATCGTCTAACCCGTTGGGTAGATGAAGTACGTGGTGATCATGCCGGTCCTCTTTTTACCCGAATCCGCCGCCATGACGATGTCACTGATAATCGTCTGTCAGATCAGGCCATTTATCATATCCTTGAAACACGCAGAATAGAAAGTGGGGTGGAGAAATTTGCACCTCATGATTTGCGTAGGACATTTGCATCAGCGATGTTGGATAATGGCGAAGATATTGTCACCGTCAAAGATGCAATGGGGCATTCAAGTATCACTACAACCCAAAAGTATGATCGACGTGGTGATGAACGCTTAAGAAATGCCGCCAGAAATCTGGATTTTTGA
- a CDS encoding dimethyl sulfoxide reductase anchor subunit family protein, with translation MSEWLLIAFTMIVQSSVGLVLMSALFIYWLKHNLDAWQPPVVILVQKILLRTLLVSSLLAGLGLTGSLNFLGDPFNVYRSLRMIVQKWVNIETIFAAIYFALLIFYSLFVAFIKRIHAYIIFGIGVIGLIDLHCMAIVYANSAIITWTNVNTYFLYYSAVFTLGPSLALSFIGYPLRKYIRGTLAIKLVMMALFVVFISVTMRLIEHPYMGWLTETTIIDYNVIFPHQVELNIKSAFGLRMSSWCLYIAGMAIWIYALWRGRDNLLTRNHRSILIGTIVMFIAELFNQYTFFIICKA, from the coding sequence ATGAGTGAATGGTTATTAATCGCATTTACAATGATAGTACAAAGCTCAGTAGGGCTTGTATTGATGAGCGCACTTTTTATTTATTGGTTGAAGCACAACCTGGACGCTTGGCAACCCCCAGTGGTCATTCTTGTGCAAAAAATTTTGTTAAGAACATTGCTAGTAAGTAGTTTATTGGCCGGATTAGGGCTAACCGGGTCTTTAAACTTTTTGGGAGATCCATTTAATGTTTATCGCTCATTACGTATGATTGTACAAAAATGGGTAAACATAGAGACAATTTTTGCTGCTATTTATTTCGCGCTGCTTATTTTTTATTCTCTTTTTGTTGCTTTTATAAAGCGAATACATGCTTATATTATATTTGGCATTGGCGTTATTGGGTTAATTGATCTCCACTGCATGGCGATTGTTTATGCTAATAGTGCCATAATCACATGGACAAATGTTAATACCTATTTTTTGTACTATAGTGCAGTATTTACACTAGGGCCTTCACTGGCACTGTCATTTATCGGCTACCCGTTAAGAAAATACATCCGGGGAACATTGGCCATCAAATTGGTTATGATGGCTTTGTTTGTCGTATTCATCAGTGTAACAATGCGACTCATTGAACATCCTTATATGGGGTGGTTAACAGAAACAACAATAATTGATTATAATGTAATCTTTCCTCATCAGGTTGAGCTGAATATCAAAAGTGCTTTCGGGCTGAGAATGAGCTCTTGGTGCTTATATATTGCAGGAATGGCAATCTGGATTTATGCCTTATGGAGAGGAAGAGACAATTTACTGACTCGTAATCATCGTTCGATTCTTATCGGAACGATTGTCATGTTTATTGCTGAGTTATTTAATCAATATACATTTTTCATTATATGCAAGGCATGA
- a CDS encoding FNR family transcription factor — MIPEKRIIRRIQSGGCAIHCQDCSISQLCIPFTLNEHELDQLDNIIERKKPIQKGQTLFKAGDVLKSLYAIRSGTIKSYTITEEGDEQITGFHLAGDLVGFDAIINTEHPSFAQALETSMVCEIPFETLDDLSGKMPNLRQQIMRLMSGEIKGDQEMILLLSKKNAEERLAAFIYNLSRRFAQRGFSPREFRLTMTRGDIGNYLGLTVETISRLLGRFQKSGILAVKGKYIAVEDMDKLTELAGKSPASPANVA; from the coding sequence ATGATCCCGGAAAAACGTATTATTCGTCGGATTCAATCTGGTGGTTGCGCAATCCACTGTCAGGATTGTAGCATCAGCCAGCTTTGCATTCCTTTCACCTTAAATGAACATGAACTTGATCAGCTCGATAATATTATCGAGCGTAAGAAACCCATCCAGAAAGGGCAAACGTTGTTTAAGGCTGGTGATGTGCTGAAGTCACTTTATGCCATCCGTTCTGGGACCATCAAAAGTTATACTATCACTGAAGAAGGCGATGAACAGATTACCGGTTTTCACCTTGCAGGTGATTTGGTTGGGTTTGATGCCATCATTAATACTGAACATCCGAGTTTTGCTCAGGCACTGGAAACGTCAATGGTATGTGAAATTCCATTTGAAACTCTGGATGATCTTTCAGGGAAAATGCCTAACCTTCGTCAACAAATAATGCGCTTGATGAGTGGCGAAATCAAAGGTGATCAGGAAATGATTTTGTTACTATCGAAAAAGAATGCAGAAGAAAGATTAGCAGCATTTATCTATAACTTATCCCGCCGCTTTGCACAACGAGGCTTCTCACCTCGTGAATTCCGTTTAACGATGACGCGGGGAGATATTGGCAATTACCTTGGTTTGACTGTTGAGACGATTAGCCGCTTACTTGGCCGTTTTCAAAAAAGTGGCATTTTGGCGGTTAAAGGTAAGTATATTGCGGTAGAAGACATGGATAAATTGACTGAGTTGGCTGGCAAATCTCCGGCTTCTCCTGCGAATGTCGCCTGA
- a CDS encoding fatty acid desaturase family protein: MKIWKYSSKDAIMFILSLLNIITSITLAYYWSGLSISSWLFNIAIISFMTTYNIIVITHFFTHTPWFASPMMNGFVSMLNSINIGQSVQAYNLTHVRNHHKYHNDNGTPIKDRSSTFLDGKEGEHNTLWNYAVLGGISTLLNIFPHIFWALFLWKRPFSQYDHKFDELVSKIESNKKKEILQLRLDRLSLFVGLIVFFHLSWQWALLCYLPSLYIAFVLVNVQNYYEHYGANPTNPFSNSVSYYGKLYNLLTFNDGHHQEHHISGGTHWSLLPKLREKYESKFKEQERIVSPVPAILGFLHRKRKLLHQS; the protein is encoded by the coding sequence ATGAAAATCTGGAAATATTCATCTAAAGACGCCATTATGTTTATACTGAGTTTATTAAATATTATTACGAGTATAACATTAGCCTACTATTGGAGTGGTTTATCTATCTCAAGTTGGTTATTTAATATTGCCATTATTTCCTTTATGACAACTTATAACATTATAGTGATCACTCATTTCTTTACTCATACTCCGTGGTTTGCATCCCCAATGATGAATGGTTTCGTCTCCATGCTGAATTCTATTAATATAGGGCAATCTGTTCAAGCCTATAACCTTACACATGTCAGAAATCATCACAAGTACCATAATGATAATGGTACGCCTATTAAAGACCGGTCATCAACATTTCTGGATGGAAAAGAGGGGGAGCATAATACATTGTGGAATTATGCCGTTCTTGGTGGTATCAGTACACTTTTAAATATATTCCCGCATATATTTTGGGCGTTATTTTTATGGAAAAGACCATTTAGTCAATATGACCATAAATTTGATGAGTTGGTTTCAAAAATTGAAAGCAATAAGAAAAAAGAAATTCTCCAATTGCGTTTAGACAGGTTATCCCTATTTGTAGGATTAATCGTTTTCTTTCATTTATCTTGGCAATGGGCATTACTCTGTTATTTACCTTCACTCTACATCGCTTTTGTTTTGGTCAATGTCCAAAACTATTATGAGCATTATGGTGCCAATCCGACTAACCCGTTTTCTAATTCAGTGAGCTATTACGGTAAATTATATAATTTATTGACTTTTAATGATGGTCATCATCAAGAGCATCATATTTCAGGGGGGACACACTGGAGCCTTCTACCCAAATTACGTGAAAAATATGAATCTAAATTCAAAGAGCAGGAAAGAATAGTGAGCCCTGTTCCTGCGATTTTAGGTTTTTTGCACAGAAAAAGAAAGCTATTACATCAATCCTAA
- a CDS encoding DMT family transporter, whose product MISKTLWSTYGSTSLFVLLWSSGAIFSRWGLDHSSSFAILTIRFAIAFLFLLLLCTFRKRYLPAPGTTKKVAGVGVLMIGGYSICYFLALEHGITPGILATVMGIQPIITLLVIERHFSAHRLIGLLLSLIGLILVVFQGLILTEFSFAGTFFALAALACMSIGAIFQKQIQQSPSEILPLQYGVSLLMCLLFVPFKPFHIEPVLGFIIPALWLGLVISVAAQLLLYRLIMVGNLVNVTSLFYLVPGVTAIMDYLFLGNALSILSIIGMFAIILGLSLIFREKEKINIKIIK is encoded by the coding sequence ATGATATCAAAAACCCTTTGGAGTACTTACGGTTCAACTTCTCTTTTCGTTTTATTATGGAGTAGTGGTGCTATTTTTTCCCGTTGGGGACTTGACCATAGTTCCTCTTTTGCTATTTTGACAATACGTTTTGCTATTGCTTTCCTATTCCTGTTACTACTTTGTACATTCAGAAAACGTTATCTGCCTGCTCCAGGAACAACGAAAAAAGTGGCCGGAGTAGGTGTATTGATGATTGGTGGATATTCAATCTGTTATTTTCTGGCTTTAGAGCATGGGATTACTCCCGGAATATTAGCAACAGTGATGGGAATTCAACCCATTATTACACTTTTGGTGATTGAGAGGCATTTTTCTGCTCACCGTTTAATTGGGTTATTATTATCGTTAATAGGCTTAATACTCGTTGTTTTTCAGGGGCTGATATTAACTGAGTTTTCCTTTGCAGGTACTTTCTTTGCTTTAGCGGCGCTTGCATGTATGAGTATCGGAGCTATATTTCAGAAACAAATTCAACAATCCCCGTCAGAAATATTACCCTTACAATACGGTGTCAGTTTACTGATGTGTTTATTATTTGTGCCATTCAAACCTTTTCATATTGAACCTGTTCTCGGTTTTATCATTCCCGCATTATGGCTTGGGTTGGTCATTTCTGTCGCTGCACAATTATTACTTTATAGGCTTATCATGGTGGGCAATTTAGTGAATGTCACTAGCTTGTTTTATCTTGTTCCAGGTGTAACAGCAATAATGGATTATTTATTCTTAGGTAATGCATTATCTATTTTAAGCATCATAGGAATGTTTGCCATAATACTTGGGTTGTCACTTATTTTTCGTGAAAAAGAAAAAATAAACATTAAAATCATCAAATAG
- a CDS encoding amidinotransferase, with product MTDLYYSTSTHYPVNAFTEWDPLEEVIVGIVEGARFPSWHMAIEPVLPDNQIVNFQRNAERSFPQERIDAASKELEEFVHILESEGVKVRRPDIQDQTQVFGAPGWKSTGLYCAMPRDVLLVIGDNIIECPLAWRSRYFETSAYKTLLKEYFKGGAKWNAAPKPQLTDEQYNFNWEKESKEQNKVSLAITEFEPTFDAADFYRCGRDIIAQKSHVTNDFGIEWLRRHLGDDYRIHVFEFDDPHPMHIDATFVPISPGKLLINPDKVSRIPELFKNWDVLHAPKPIIPDEHPLYMTSKWINMNILMLDENRIIVEKQDEPMITAMKRWGFTPIPCNFRNFNSFGGSFHCATLDVRRRGSLQSYF from the coding sequence ATGACAGATTTATATTACTCAACATCAACTCATTATCCCGTCAACGCCTTTACTGAATGGGACCCACTTGAAGAAGTTATTGTCGGTATTGTTGAAGGTGCCAGATTTCCTTCGTGGCATATGGCAATTGAACCTGTTCTGCCGGACAATCAAATTGTCAATTTTCAAAGAAATGCAGAACGTTCTTTCCCCCAAGAACGTATTGACGCAGCCTCTAAAGAATTAGAAGAGTTTGTTCATATTCTTGAAAGCGAAGGAGTGAAAGTTCGTCGCCCTGATATCCAGGATCAAACGCAAGTATTTGGTGCTCCGGGATGGAAAAGTACCGGTTTATATTGTGCTATGCCTCGTGACGTACTTTTAGTCATTGGTGATAATATTATTGAATGTCCATTGGCATGGCGCTCTCGTTATTTTGAAACATCCGCCTATAAGACTTTATTGAAAGAGTATTTCAAAGGTGGAGCTAAATGGAATGCAGCACCAAAACCACAATTAACTGATGAGCAATATAATTTCAATTGGGAAAAAGAGAGTAAAGAACAAAATAAAGTTTCCCTTGCAATTACAGAATTCGAACCAACTTTTGATGCTGCTGATTTCTATCGTTGTGGCAGGGATATTATTGCTCAAAAAAGCCATGTAACCAATGATTTTGGCATTGAATGGTTAAGACGACATCTTGGAGATGATTATCGTATACATGTTTTTGAATTCGATGATCCACACCCAATGCATATTGATGCGACATTTGTTCCTATCTCACCAGGAAAATTACTGATTAACCCTGATAAAGTCTCAAGAATTCCAGAATTATTTAAGAATTGGGATGTATTACATGCACCGAAGCCTATTATTCCAGACGAACATCCTTTATATATGACGAGTAAATGGATAAATATGAATATTCTAATGTTGGATGAGAACCGAATCATTGTCGAAAAGCAAGATGAGCCTATGATAACAGCGATGAAACGTTGGGGATTCACACCTATTCCATGTAACTTCAGGAATTTTAACAGCTTTGGTGGTTCTTTCCATTGTGCAACTCTGGATGTCAGACGACGCGGAAGTTTACAATCTTATTTCTGA